The Ananas comosus cultivar F153 linkage group 6, ASM154086v1, whole genome shotgun sequence genome segment AATATGGGTTTTGCTCTTTTTGTGgattcattctttttttccatGCAATACATGTCTCATAGTAGTTTAGGAAGTTGATGTGTTTGTTGATGCCCTAAAACATCTATGGACTCTATTTCGTGCTCACCATATTTTTCCTCAGTGATAAAATTGTGTGAATTCCTCCAAATATTTGATCTGATCAGAATCATTGTGCATGGTATAACACTGTTGCAATGAGGTTAATGCGATGCAAGTACGATTTTCTTTACTTCTTAACCCTTTGCGGGCGCTGGAGAGTGTTTCGAAGTATCACACTCATTTTTTGTCATGAAAAGTTGCGTAAATTCCATTTTGCATGTTGTGTTTCTGTTGTCAATGTGGTACATTTGTTGTTTTTGTAGCActctttttacattttttttttgaccttcACCAATGTATAAGCTTCAAGAATGATATTGTGTGCCTTTTTCTGATATTTCTGGTTTAGTTTCTTAGGTTGTTGCAATTGCATGGATAGCAATAATTTGCATAATCCTTTTTCAGGAAACTTTGTTTATTAGCATTAATATGTGAGGCAATATCATGCATGCCTCTGGACGTATTGTCCGATGCCTAGTTTCATGTacattataataataatgtacGGCATTgtcaagtttcaaaattttcaattcacgAATTCTTTCTAGAACGTTTGGGGTGTGTTTCATTTGGGTCTTTGACATGTGAACTCAACTGAACTAAGTGAGATCGGTCAGCTATTTTAATACTTGTCTGGATCCGGAAAGGAACTTTGTGGGAAATGATAGGTTGTTTTGTATATCTTGTTTTGAAAATGAGAAGCGCTTTGTATATGACAATTTGTCGTCTCTTTGTTTTGTCGTGACGCTTTCCACTGCCTAAATGAACTTGTGGAGGGCTGGACATTACCACAGTGGCGTAAATCATGAAAATAATGTAATAGCTGTTCTGCTTTTGAGCCTTGTACGGTTGATGGAAATCCCAACAGCTTGATTTTAATTCGGAACAAAAATTCTCAGGACACCTAAAACCTCATTTGGAGAGGTTTCTCGATTCTCGCATGCGTCGTTTATTGACTTTGAGATGTGCTCTAGGTCCTAACCAGCCCCATATAGTAAGAAAAACTTTGCAGGGCGACAACAAGCTATTTCTTTCTGTACTAACTCTATTTTGGTTATCATGATTATGCGTTGCCTCCTACTTTGCACAATCGTATTATTCTTGAACATCATCCTTGCCAAATTGGAAATCTAAATTTGCAAAGTGAAAGCTAGCATTTCTTGTTCTGCGTGTTGTTTTCTTCTAGCAATGGCAAAATGAAATACAAGACCCTTTTAACGTCTTTTGAACTATTATTGCCTATATCTGTTCAAGTCATACGCAACATATCTGAGGAACATAACATGTTACATTACAAGACATCATGCACATTGTTGTTAAACTAGAGATACTTCCTTCAGTGATTTCTTTGATTTATATATGGTTTTGAATTAGATCCTATTCGCAATTTTGTCTAATACCATAATAGGAGGTCCAATTCACTGGTTGTTTATATGCAATGTAATTGGAATTAGTTTTAGCGGCAGCAACAGTTTTTGTACCGTTTGTGATGGATGTTATGCTCCATTTGTTGCAGAACTTGTTTAGGAGTAGAGAAGTGGTGGAGTTTGTGAGCGGGGCATTAGCGGGTGCAATGACAAAAGCAGTTCTTGCGCCCCTGGAAACTATTAGGTGAACCCCTCTTAATTTTCTTCGGTTCTGATATTTtgattccatatatatatatatatatgtataaaatttgcTTCCGTGTTCTCTTTGTTAGAAGGTCGGACACTTTAATAAGTTTGTCTTAAGTGGTAATACATGCGCCTATCAGGCTTCTTTGCTTTCTCGATGCACTTCTAAATAACCAGCTAGAAGTTATGCTATTaaactttttttccttcttttttaagATGATTTAAAGCAAATATTTGCGCTGTAGTGACTGCACTTTATCAACTTTGTGTTGGGATGCTACTTTATTGCAGGACAAGAATGGTAGTAGGCGTTGGGTCGAAACACATAGCAGGTAGTTTTGTAGAGATCATCGAAGAGAACGGGTGGCAAGGGCTTTGGGCCGGAAACGGTGTCAACATGCTCCGAATAATCCCAAGTCAGGCGATTGAGCTCGGCACTTTTGAATGTGTCAAGCGAGCCGTAGCATCGGCCCAAGAGAGTTGGAAAGAGAACGGACGCCCACATTTTCAGATTGGTCATTTCAATTTAGATTTATCCTTTTCATGGGTTTCTCCCGTGGCTGTTGGTGGAGCAGCTGCTGGTATTGTGAGCACTCTCATGTGTCATCCTCTCGAGGTTCTCAAGGTAAGAGACATGTTGAATTGCTCTCTAGTTTTTTATTATATCCCTAATATTACATGCTGCCTTGAAATCATTCTGATTACTTGTACTCTAGCTAGTATTTTATACTTGAAATATGTGGATCTTATTGTCCCTTTCTCCTATATTTGAACAGTAGTTCTGTTTAAACTTTGGCGCATAGAGTTAATGTTATGATCATATCTTCAAAGTTGAAAGTTTTTTGTGTAATTTGCTTATGATTCAGTAAAAGTATATGATGATTCTACGCAAAAAATATGACTTATTGTTTGGTCTATCTTATAATTTGCTCACTGATGGATTAAATGCCTCATCCATGATGTTTTCTATTACAGGACAGATTGACTGTAAATAAAGAGGCGTACCCCAGCATCGGCCTTGCTCTCAACAAGATATACAGGGAAGATGGTTTTACTGGCTTTTATACCGGCCTCTGTCCCACACTGATCGGCATGCTTCCGTACAGCACATGTTACTATTTCATGTACGAGAAAATCAAACATACTTACTGCCAGGCCAAAAAGAAATCGGCTTTGAATCGAGCTGAGCTTGTGGTTATCGGAGCTTTCTCAGGTAACGACTTATCTCCATATCATCCTTTTGATTAAGGAAACTTATTTCCATGAGggttaaaattataataaccTGCTAACATTTTGCGTCTGCTAAGCCCCACCATCTAATGTTATTAAGGCTTTTGTTAGCGAGCATTTCATATGGAAATTTATGTTAATTAGATTATTTCTCAAAAGCTTTGAAGCGAAACACAAGTGAAAATTTCGACTTGTGATAACATTAGATAGGGGCATTAAACCGAGCTCAGTTCGCCAAACTGTAACTGTAGTGGATCATGTCGCAATTTGAAAATCGTTAGTCGCTTTATGATTCTGAACCTTCTGCTCATTAATCACGAATTCCTGTATCTCTTAATTAGCTGTTTCTTTTATATTTCGATAAGAAAAAAATGTATTGAGAGTTTAGTTTACCATGCAGGATTAACTGCGAGCACCATTAGCTTCCCATTGGAAGTGGCGAGAAAGAGGATGATGGTCGGGGCCCTGCAAGGACAGCGGCCGGCCCACATGGTCGCAGCGCTGTCGGAGGTCGTCAGTGAACAGGGCCTCCTGGGTCTATACCGAGGGTGGGGTGCGAGTTCTCTCAAAGTCATGCCGTCCTCGGGAATCACTTGGATGTTCTACGAGCTATGGAAAGATATTCTACTAGTAGGAAAACCTCATATTTAGCACTTCTGAGGAGAGAAGTTAATCATAAATTGCTAACTCGGTGTTTCCCGTCGTCGCGCCCTTGATATGGGGgagatttctaatttttttttatcctgcCCATACTAGAGGTTTAGGTGCGCGTAACTAGTGTTTATTCGCCATCTATTCGCGCCCGCTTATTATTAAGAGGATTGAGAAAGAGTGGGGTGTAACAGTTGGTTGTTTCAGCTTTTTCGATTCGAAATTTGCTTTCCATGGAGGAGAATTTCTCTTCTGCTGCTGCAGATGGATGTGGCAACAAGGTTTGCTTTGCTTTTTGAAAAGTTAAGGATGGATTTGGAAATCTTGTGAAATTTTATGTATTGAACTCATAATTTAGCGAATTCGCCGACTTTTCTGAGAGATATTGAGAACTTCTATCTACATATCTGTTAGTGTTTCTGTACATTTTATTAGATAATAGCTGCAGTAATAAGCTTCTATTTACATGTATATTGGGATGTGAATAGGTTAATGTAATTGTTTGCTCTCAAATTTCCAAAACCACTTTTATCTGAGAGGATGCAAAGATTACTAAAATATTGTTAATTCTTAAGCCacaattttttctctctttttttttttcatatttcttatttttgtggTGTATGATCTGATCATAAATTGAAAGTATATGTGGGGTAAAAAATTGGTAGTATTTGTGCTGTATGCAAATAGAAGATGAACAACATGCAACAATGAAATATTTCTGCCAGTTCAGGAActaaacgaatgaaatattattaaaagttAGCTCAATTATGGAAAATTTTCTTGTAAATACcagtttttttcctttctctcgacttttaaaaatttatattttgccccccttaaaagttcaaaaatataatgaatatttattatatgttaataaatatttcaatcctaatcctaatgagattcaggatatttaggggttccgttattctatatatacgccCCCGTTTTCTCCCGTAGGAACGACGGGAAAAAGAATACGATCTAATTCGAGAATCCACAaaaatcttccttcttctctctcttctttctctctgggatttccacctacgtttcCGGGGTTTTAGAGCGTGGACATaggagaggactctggtagccctctccgATTGGCATCCGTGACGTAAGGCGATTCGTTCCGTGACGTAAGGCATACGCGTGGAAGAAGacgagaaacgtgggagatccagaagcatcgagataaggacgatccaagaaggcttgtaaaacgaGTAACCCGATCCGATTCCGGTTCCCAGATACGTTGGCTAttcggtttgtaagtttccacTGCCTATTATTTCAAACAATTGTGTTAACAAAGAgagcaaaatgatcaaattgttcTTACATCttatacaagaaaaaaaataatttttaatatattttaattattttgaaagatatttttagtataaattataaaaaaatggaTAGAATAGTGATGAAACCCTGAAGGAGAGggctaaaaataataatttaaaatattgagggTATAAAATGTAAGTTTTTGGAAGTTatgaaagaaaagtaaaaaaagtgtgtatttataaaagaattttttatactttagcCTTTAAAGTttaatgattaaaatatattaaagtttaATCACACCAtcattataaagtttaaatgatGGTGTGATTAACCAAAGGTGAGGAAACTGAGATATGAATTAGGAGATGGGACATCGGACATGACATGACTCCAACATAGTGGCTCGGCACCTTCTTACAAAACTAGGACGTGGACATGATGTGAACatcattaataaaatataatattttaatataataattatatatatttattatatataaaatttttattttgctaaaatatatGAACGAATGTTAATAAAATTCTTATTGATAATTCATGtatactaaaaaaaagaaaatttttatcatagacaatttatttatattgccCAAAAAAGTTTGCATGTAAAAGCTCAATATTTATCACCTTTGATGCGCATCCGTAACGCGTTCGCATAAGACATATGAGTATCCGGCGTGGGCACGCAAGGTTTATAGAAATGTCGTGACATACAACTAGTGAATCATGACTTTGGTCTATATAAAGTACGTAGAGTTTTATTGGAGTTGGATGCGACGTTTTTGTTCAAAACTAATAAGAAATTGAGTAATTGAAATCTTAGCtgcaacaaaatataaaagccAAGAATCTCatagcaaagaaaaaaaaaaaaaaaacaaaacaaaaaaaaagagtaaacttcaaataccactcctatagtttcgcacttccTCACTTTAGTagcttgtggtttaaagtgtatcaagttagtgtcctgtgggctgtgatttcatttttattttttcgtcagcttttc includes the following:
- the LOC109711208 gene encoding probable mitochondrial adenine nucleotide transporter BTL1, whose product is MDLESVRGKKRWAWGDPYGIVTKEELDTNNGGGGGGGGGAVEIGIRLPDVGGAIKNLFRSREVVEFVSGALAGAMTKAVLAPLETIRTRMVVGVGSKHIAGSFVEIIEENGWQGLWAGNGVNMLRIIPSQAIELGTFECVKRAVASAQESWKENGRPHFQIGHFNLDLSFSWVSPVAVGGAAAGIVSTLMCHPLEVLKDRLTVNKEAYPSIGLALNKIYREDGFTGFYTGLCPTLIGMLPYSTCYYFMYEKIKHTYCQAKKKSALNRAELVVIGAFSGLTASTISFPLEVARKRMMVGALQGQRPAHMVAALSEVVSEQGLLGLYRGWGASSLKVMPSSGITWMFYELWKDILLVGKPHI